The Vitis riparia cultivar Riparia Gloire de Montpellier isolate 1030 chromosome 3, EGFV_Vit.rip_1.0, whole genome shotgun sequence genome includes a region encoding these proteins:
- the LOC117910854 gene encoding uncharacterized protein LOC117910854, with amino-acid sequence MAVTPLNPKANYHARSISLPSRPHPLIPEFDEQLCRLQASEATSSSSISHKLSGLKDLHDCVDNLLLLPLTQQILAQHRHKIWVDELMEGSLSLLDACGTAKEALLQTKECVNELQSTLRRRRRGEYRISTKVEEYLTSRKKVMKAIHKALKNLKGMKNKCSFSPLNTDSEALSMVSMLREVEMVTLTVLESLLSSISGSTVRSKSSSWSLVSKLIHHKQVACEEAPAGLTDFEVDSALNTLIDHKGKLVNPVHVDNVQNKLGNLESSIQDLEEGLEFLSRRLIKTRVSLLNILNH; translated from the coding sequence ATGGCTGTCACTCCTCTAAACCCAAAAGCCAATTACCATGCTCGCTCCATTAGCTTGCCCTCTAGGCCACACCCTCTCATTCCTGAATTTGATGAGCAGTTATGCAGATTACAAGCTTCTGAGGCCACCTCATCATCGTCAATAAGCCACAAACTTAGTGGCCTAAAAGATCTACATGATTGTGTAGACAATTTGCTTCTATTACCACTCACCCAACAGATCTTAGCCCAACACCGGCACAAGATATGGGTCGATGAGCTGATGGAGGGATCCCTCAGCCTATTAGATGCATGTGGCACTGCTAAGGAAGCATTGTTGCAGACAAAGGAATGTGTAAATGAACTTCAATCAACTCTACGCAGAAGGCGAAGAGGTGAATATAGGATCTCAACCAAGGTTGAGGAATATTTAACCTCTAGGAAGAAGGTGATGAAGGCAATCCACAAGGCCCTAAAGAATCTGAAGGGCATGAAGAACAAGTGCAGTTTCTCTCCCTTGAACACAGACTCTGAGGCTCTCTCCATGGTCAGCATGTTAAGAGAGGTGGAAATGGTGACTCTCACAGTGCTTGAATCTTTGTTATCCTCAATATCTGGATCAACTGTGAGATCAAAGTCAAGCAGCTGGTCTTTAGTTTCAAAACTGATCCACCACAAGCAGGTGGCGTGTGAGGAAGCACCAGCAGGCCTCACTGATTTTGAGGTGGATTCTGCATTGAACACCCTCATTGATCACAAGGGCAAATTAGTTAACCCAGTTCATGTTGATAATGTGCAAAATAAATTAGGGAATTTGGAGTCGAGCATTCAAGATCTTGAAGAAGGTCTAGAGTTCCTATCCAGGAGGTTGATCAAAACCAGGGTATCTCTCCTCAATATCCTCAATCACTAG